From Halomarina ordinaria:
ACCTCCGGTTCGAGAAAGAGCGTCACGTGCCAGGGGTCCTCCGGGCGGGGCGTCGGCCTGACGCCGGGACGGCGGGTGCGCGACCCGCGGGTGACGTAGATGGTCGGGAGACAGGGTGGGGGGAAGTCGCCCCCGTTGAAGACGTCCGGCCGGTACGCGAGTACCAGCCGGTCGTCGGCGTCGCTCCAGACCTGCCAGCCGTCGGCGAGGTCGTCGGTCATACTCGAGGTACCTCGGCGACGGCTATCAGTCGTCCGGTCGCCGCGTCTCGCGCTTATAAACGGGTCCGGGTCCCCGGGTGCTCACTTCCCGGAGAAGGAACGCGGGCGTACGGTTCCGTGCCTCGTTTCGGGCGAGAACCTATCGGGTTTCCGAACGCCGTGGTAAGACTTATCTATGTGAGCGGATAACAAACGCAGCAGTATCGGTGGTCAACTGCCCGTCCATCCGTCCTCGTGCGCACCCGACCGGCGACTGAGTCGTAGGTGGCGCACACAGACACGTGATAACACGCAACACGCCCGTGTGGGGCGGCCGGGGCGGGCCTGACCGTCGGACTTGCGGGCAGCGTGGCTGTCCGTCCCGGGGCGAACCGGGAACGAGACACACCGTCTCCGTGATACCATGACAGGCGACATGGAAACCCTCGAAGAGCTCAGTCGGGAGTACCGGGATTCGATACCAGCGGACCTACGAGAGGCCCGGAGCTTCGATTGGTACCTCCGCGAGGTGTACGACGAGCCGCGAATCGCGCGCAACGCACACCAGCGCGTCGCGGACATGTTCGATTACTACGGCACCGAGTACGACGAACGGCTCGGGGTCGTCGAGTACCGACTCGCCAGCGAGGACCCGCTCCACGACGGCGAGAACACCTTCTACGGCCGCAACATTCACGAGTCCATCCACGAGTTCGTGAACAAGGTCAAGAGCGGGGCTCGCGGCCTCGGCCCGGAGAAGCGCATCAAACTCCTGCTCGGTCCCGTCGGGTCCGGGAAGTCCGACTTCGACCGGCAAGTGCGCCGGTACTTCGAGGACTACACCGCGCGCGACGACGGCCGGATGTACACGTTCCGGTGGACGAACCTCTGCGACGTGATTCGCGACCAGGACCCCGCCGACGACGTGGTCCGCTCGCCGATGGACCAGGACCCCATCGTCCTGCTCCCACAGGCCCAGCGCGAGCGCGTCATCGACGACCTGAACGAGCGCCTCGACGCGCCCTACACCATCCGCAACGAGCAGAGCCTCGACCCGGCCAGCGAGTTCTACATGGACCGGCTGCTCGACCACTACGACGACGACCTCCAGGCCGTCCTGGAGACCCACGTCGAGGTCATCCGGCTGGTCGCCGACGAGAACAAACGACAGTGCGTCGAGACGTTCGAGCCGAAGGACAAGAAGAACCAGGACGAGACCGAGCTGACGGGCGACGTCAACTACTCGAAGCTCGCCAT
This genomic window contains:
- a CDS encoding DUF5820 family protein; translation: MTDDLADGWQVWSDADDRLVLAYRPDVFNGGDFPPPCLPTIYVTRGSRTRRPGVRPTPRPEDPWHVTLFLEPEVKRDPEFHDAREAAFEAAFDLAERFAAGEIDYRGLYQVPREAYFERLDDLTGGGRDA